One part of the Bradyrhizobium sp. CB1650 genome encodes these proteins:
- a CDS encoding Xaa-Pro peptidase family protein has protein sequence MTSTSSTAPSVLAFPAAEYELRQQKVFEAMERAKLDALLVTAHGHLQYLSGYDGLGAYFMPFPLILVPGQKPTYVIREYELSSVRPNSCIQEILTYADHEGFAPVCADAIRRFGLSGKKIGLELACWNLAPADVSAVQARLPDAHFVDATRLVARVAAVKTPLELDAMRFAMKLTDVAVRTFQQSLREGITEIEVLADMDREVERAGGVIKKPSVTLLFGERTKLSHGRPQDNPIRNNEPAFTELAGLKSAYPCGLVRCAVLGRHQETEFLHSLSIEVLEAVISAIKPGATAGEVDAAGREVLKRHGRPELLNHRVGYQTGINWLERGNISLEPGATDILEPNMTLHMPIILRGENGYQFGASEHVVVTETGAEILSQTPHSLHFA, from the coding sequence ATGACTAGCACGTCCTCAACGGCACCTAGCGTTCTTGCATTCCCCGCTGCCGAGTATGAACTGCGTCAGCAGAAAGTGTTCGAGGCCATGGAAAGAGCCAAGCTCGACGCTCTCCTGGTAACAGCTCACGGGCATCTTCAGTATCTTAGCGGTTATGACGGACTCGGCGCTTATTTCATGCCCTTCCCATTGATCCTCGTACCGGGGCAGAAACCGACCTACGTGATCCGAGAGTATGAACTGAGCAGTGTCCGTCCAAATAGCTGCATCCAGGAAATCCTCACTTACGCTGATCACGAAGGCTTTGCCCCGGTCTGCGCCGACGCTATTCGTCGATTTGGTTTGAGTGGCAAGAAGATTGGACTCGAACTCGCCTGCTGGAATCTTGCGCCAGCGGACGTGAGCGCAGTTCAGGCGCGCCTGCCGGACGCGCACTTCGTGGACGCGACTCGGCTGGTAGCGAGGGTCGCGGCAGTAAAGACGCCGTTGGAGCTCGACGCCATGCGCTTTGCGATGAAATTGACTGATGTGGCTGTTAGAACTTTCCAGCAGTCCTTGCGGGAGGGCATTACCGAAATCGAAGTGCTTGCGGACATGGACCGCGAAGTTGAAAGGGCTGGTGGTGTAATCAAAAAGCCATCGGTGACGCTTCTGTTCGGCGAACGGACAAAGCTGTCGCACGGCAGACCCCAGGATAATCCGATACGCAATAACGAACCAGCTTTTACTGAGCTCGCCGGTCTCAAATCTGCTTACCCGTGCGGGTTGGTCAGGTGTGCTGTACTTGGCCGACATCAGGAGACTGAATTTCTGCACAGCTTGTCGATCGAAGTTCTCGAAGCCGTTATTTCCGCGATTAAGCCTGGTGCGACGGCCGGCGAAGTTGATGCTGCTGGACGAGAGGTGCTTAAGCGTCATGGGCGGCCTGAGCTGCTTAATCATCGGGTGGGCTACCAGACCGGCATTAACTGGTTGGAGCGCGGTAACATAAGTCTCGAGCCTGGAGCTACGGACATACTCGAGCCAAACATGACTCTGCACATGCCAATTATTCTGCGCGGAGAGAACGGTTACCAATTTGGCGCTAGCGAGCACGTTGTAGTGACGGAGACGGGCGCGGAAATACTCAGCCAGACACCTCACAGTCTGCATTTTGCCTAA